From Zymoseptoria tritici IPO323 chromosome 6, whole genome shotgun sequence, one genomic window encodes:
- a CDS encoding ras GTPase activator (Ras GTPase activator), which produces MSSHEGARSIRASKRYSVTALYLSMNANQRDLEIEDDLARAQKALRDLKSKISSQSKKNFVLEKDVRYLDSRIALLVQNRMALEEKEEVASHLDDSLDLSEGSFPNDEKTQKYGNLLFLLQSEPRHIAHLCRLVTMAEIDQLLQTVMFTIYGNQYESREEHLLLTMFQSVLTYQFDNTPDYSSLLRANTPVSRMMTTYTRRGPGQSYLKTVLADRINSLIEIKDLDLEINPLKVYESMIGKIEADGGKLPANLPKGITAEQAAANENVQRIIAPRIEMLNEIAKSFLDTIIDGLDETPYGIRWICKQIRSLTRRKYPDASEQTICTLIGGFFFLRFINPAIVTPRSYMLIEQTPAENPKRTLTYVAKMLQNLANKPSYAKEPYMQRLAPFIEDNKERINRFMLDLCEVQDFYETLEMDNYVALSKKDLELSITLNEVYAMHMLIEKHQIELAREETSHLSQLLSELGPAPVQLPRKENRAINLPLYSKWEASLDDFTAALDITQEEVYFMEAKSTFVMILRSLPSNSAALRRPLRLERVAEAAATTKNDSVMVRKGIRAMELLNQLQELGIIDRDDSYALLRDEVEQELVHLGSLKEKVLVETTKLDEVFRTIRDHNTYLVGQLETYKSYLHNVRGQSEGTAKRGQSAKVLGPYKFTHQELEKQGVIQKSNVPENRRGNIFFNITSPSPGTFVISLHYKGRNRGLLELDLKLDDLLEMQKEGQEDLDLEYVQFNVTKVLGLLNKRFARKRNW; this is translated from the exons ATGTCGAGCCATGAGGGCGCCCGCTCGATTCGCGCTTCGAAGCGCTATTCCGTTACCGCGTTGTACCTGTCGATGAATGCGAATCAACGCGACTTGGAGATTGAGGACGATTTGGCAAGAG CTCAAAAAGCATTGAGGGATCTAAAGTCGAAGATATCGTCGCAATCGAAGAAGAACTTTGTGTTGGAGAAGGATGTGCGATATCTCGACTCTCGGATAGCATTGCTCGTGCAAAATCGCATGGCATTGGAGGAG AAGGAAGAAGTTGCCAGCCATCTGGATGACTCTCTGGACCTCTCCGAAGGATCATTCCCAAACGACGAGAAGACACAGAAGTACGGAAACCTTCTATTCCTGCTACAAAGCGAACCACGACACATTGCACATCTATGCCGACTAGTCACAATGGCCGAGATCGACCAACTACTACAAACAGTCATGTTCACGATCTACGGTAATCAATACGAGAGTCGAGAAGAGCATCTGCTTTTGACCATGTTCCAG TCCGTCCTCACATACCAATTCGATAACACACCCGATTACTCCTCACTTCTCCGCGCCAACACACCCGTCTCACGAATGATGACCACATACACACGAAGAGGACCCGGACAGAGCTATCTGAAGACAGTGCTGGCGGACCGGATCAACTCGTTGATTGAGATCAAAGATCTTGACTTGGAGATCAACCCACTCAAGGTCTACGAGAGCATGATTGGGAAGATTGAAGCTGATGGCGGCAAACTACCGGCGAACCTCCCGAAAGGCATCACGGCAGAGCAAGCTGCAGCGAATGAGAATGTGCAGAGAATCATTGCACCCAGAATTGAAATGTTGAACGAAATTGCAAAATCGTTCCTCGACACCATCATTGACGGACTGGACGAGACACCATACGGCATTCGCTGGATATGCAAGCAGATTCGATCTTTGACAAGGCGGAAATACCCCGACGCATCCGAGCAGACGATATGCACACTCATCGGTGGATTTTTCTTCCTTCGATTCATCAACCCTGCGATTGTCACTCCACGATCGTACATGCTCATTGAGCAGACGCCTGCCGAAAACCCGAAGCGGACGTTGACATACGTCGCCAAAATGCTGCAAAACCTGGCCAACAAGCCGAGTTATGCCAAAGAGCCATACATGCAGCGACTAGCACCCTTCATCGAGGACAACAAGGAACGAATCAACCGATTCATGCTCGACCTCTGCGAAGTCCAAGATTTCTACGAAACCCTCGAAATGGACAACTACGTCGCCCTCTCCAAAAAAGACCTGGAACTCTCCATCACCCTCAACGAAGTCTACGCCATGCACATGCTGATTGAAAAACACCAAATCGAGCTCGCCCGCGAAGAAACCTCTCACCTCTCCCAACTCCTCTCCGAACTCGGTCCCGCACCCGTTCAACTCCCCCGGAAAGAAAACCGCGCCATCAATCTCCCCCTCTACAGCAAATGGGAAGCctccctcgacgacttcaccGCTGCTCTCGACATCACTCAGGAAGAAGTCTATTTCATGGAAGCGAAGTCCACTTTCGTCATGATCCTCCGCTCCCTTCCCTCGAACTCCGCCGCTCTCCGCCGTCCACTCCGTCTTGAACGCGTCGCGGAAGCGGCCGCCACGACGAAGAATGACTCCGTCATGGTTAGAAAAGGAATCCGTGCGATGGAATTGCTGAATCAACTTCAAGAACTGGGCATCATTGACCGTGACGACAGTTATGCCTTGTTGAGGGATGAGGTGGAGCAGGAACTCGTCCACTTGGGATCCCTGAAAGAGAAAGTCCTCGTCGAAACGACAAAACTCGACGAAGTCTTCCGCACCATCCGCGACCACAACACCTACCTCGTCGGCCAACTCGAAACCTACAAATCCTACCTCCACAACGTCCGCGGCCAATCCGAAGGCACGGCCAAACGGGGCCAATCCGCCAAAGTCCTCGGTCCGTATAAATTCACCCACCAGGAACTCGAAAAGCAGGGTGTGATACAAAAGAGCAATGTCCCCGAAAATCGGAGAGGGAATATTTTCTTCAACATCACGAGTCCGAGTCCGGGCACGTTTGTGATTTCTCTGCATTACAAGGGAAGGAATCGGGGACTATTGGAATTGGATCTGAAGTTGGATGATTTGTTGGAGATGCAAAAGGAAGGGCAGGAGGATTTGGATTTGGAGTATGTGCAGTTTAATGTTACGAAGGTTTTGGGGTTGTTGAATAAGAGGTttgcgaggaagaggaattGGTGA